The Solanum pennellii chromosome 4, SPENNV200 genomic interval ATTTTGTTGTTTCTGGCACTGCATCTGAATCACTTTATGGTGCTTGTGAGGCCATGTACAAGCCCGACATGGTTTGTACTGttcttgcttcttttttttgCCATATAATTAGATAATCCATCTCTAGCTTGAATGCCATGTATTGCACGTCCATTTTTTTGTTATGTACTGGAAATAATTATCCTTGAGTTGCTGAGATGCTTTTATTTGATGCTTTGGAGTCTCATAGTCACTGTTCTCTgttttcatttatctttttgaaaCTATTCTCTGTTTTgacaaattgattttcttttatggCTTAATATTTTAATCTCGTTCTGGATAGTCCAAAAAATACATGGTGGTATACTTCCCATGCTGCCATGTTCTCCTACCCAATCCTTTGTTCTTAGTAGATGATAATCTCTATGCTCTCCTCAGTATCATCATTTTAGATCAACTAAAAAAGTGCAGCATCCACAATTGTGTTGTGAACCGACGATATAATGAGATGTGATGTGTTCAACTTTTCCTTGCACAAACAATATTAattcaccaccaccaccctaTGTAAAgatgtattttaaaatatttctatgaCATTCTTTTATTTGTAGACAGAGGATACCATTGTGTGCAAAATAATTGGGATAGCCAGATGTGCATTGGGTATTTGAGTCGCTCgctttgaaaattatttttgacaccATCTTTGTGTGATATCACCGAAATGATTTTTGCCCAAGaaacaaaatgaataagatGAGTATGACATGTATTTAAGTTTCCATCGAGGTTCAGAACCTTCCATTCCAGACTTTTTTTGAAATAGAATTTCCATTCCAATATTGCTGGTACATGCTTCAGAATTTTTCTCTGTTACTTCTTTGCAATGCTTGTGTTGTTTGTCATgcatttatttcttattttattggaTTTATGGTTTCTTATTGTATGCTAACATTTCAGGGACCGGAAGAATTGTTTGAGACCATCTCTCAGGCACTGTTGTCATCTGTAGACCGTGACTGTTTAAGTGGTTGGGGAGGACATGTTTATGTTGTGTAAGTATTTAGATGCTTTCATATACCTATTTTCTTgattatctatttttagtaaGTGTCTACCGGAGTCTCTAATTGAAACAAATTATCCATCATCTATTTTGTTCAAGATGGTAAGGCAACAACAAACTGTGTGTGCCCAACATGTTTAGAGGGTTAGGTAATTCTGGAAAAGCGCTCTCCTAGAAGAAAAATTAGGAGTGTGCAGAGAAGATATGGCATTGTTAGGTATGGGAAGTGGTTGAGTTGGATTTGTGAAGGATCGGGTTTCCAATGTTGGAGATATGGTTCTTGCTTGGGGCTTGACAAACTATGTTTCTCGGATCCTCCAGAAATACCGTTGAACTTGTCTCATACCCTCCAAATATGAATAACTTTTGGAGGATTTGTCTGTCTTGGCGTCATTTTTAAGGATCTGAACAAAATTGCTGGTAGAAGGGGTGGTTGGTTGGAGAAAATGGTTGTCACATGTCGTAGTTAAAGGCATGTTGAGATTCTCCACAACCTCCAATTACATGTTGCTGCTTGGAGTTTTCTGtttcctttttcatttattgATCCTTGGTGGGGGTGGGATGGGGATCATGACATATTTAATGAAATCATattagtttaaagtgtttgtgTTTATGTTTTTGGGTACTCCAATCTTATTTGTTCCAATCTATGTATGTGGTTGCAGGACACCAACTGAAGTGACAGAGAGGATCTTGAAGGGAAGGATGGACTAAACACTTGTGGGGTGCTATACTTGTTCACTATTGCATTTCACTGGGATGACATTTCACTTGTTTTGATGAATACTCAACATTTCATATTTGATGTTATCGCATCGACTTCTCTCCAAGATTGTTATTTAATAGATTCAGTTGTCTGTCACTATGGATGTTAACATTCTAGTTAGTTTACAATCCTCTATTTGAGCATCCCAACAAATTTCTGCTGCCATCACACACTAGACAAATTATACAGAGGATGAATCAATTTCTTTGGGGACTCCTTGTGGAATTGCAATATTGTAGGAAAGGTAAATGTTGGAACTGATATTATTATACAATCTTTAATTTCCGCTGCATTTTTCCCAAGCCCAGAAATTTCCAACGTCCCCGTAGGTCATGTAATTAGTTCTCGACCTCCATGAGGTTGGGGAAGGTCTTGTACGCACTCTACCCTCACCAGACCCTGCTTATGGGACTACATTAGGTTTATTGTTATCGTCGTTTACCAGTTTTTGGCAAAACCTATGGCACGTTTAAATCAGCCAACATTGGTTAAGGCTTGACCAAAATGGTGTCAACATGATAATGTGATAGAGGTGTCTATTGCCAACTTGAGGGAAGAAACAATGTATCAGCGCGAGGTTCATGAGTCAATGTGTATAGAGTTACTACCTGTTAAATGGAACATAAGTAGCCACTTGAGACTCTTTTGTCATACACACACAGAGCTACACGCTACACATTAAGACGAATGTGAGGCTCGTATTAAGATAAACAGGTTAGTACTATTAAGTAGAAGAATTACAACACATCACCCCAAAGAAAAAAAACCTGGGGCTCAATGAAGGGGAAAAAAGAGCTCATGTTGATTTAAGTTGAAGGAGCAATATCAAAGGAATGAAGAATCTGTTCCAACGTATTTCTTCTATCAGGATCAATAGGACTTTCTAACCCATCAGAGTGAGCGATGTTTAACAGATAGAGCTTGCCAGACGCAACAAATGCAGCAGAAAGTATCCTCTTCAACCCTCCCCTCGTGCTATCGACCTTGTATTCAAACTCGTATACTTGAAGACCTCCTTCACCCGTTCTCTCCGATACTGAAACCACTTCAGCCTCCTTTGTACTttcctaaaagtaaaaaaagacaTAGTACTATTAGTTGCCAATAATCCTTACAAGCAAAAAAATTTCAGTGGGATCTACAGTCTTTCAAGATCGTTCTGTAAAGTCCAAATTTAAAAATCTCACTTGCTGATGGGATTGTAGGATAGGGGTAGAAGGTTAGCAGGTAGTGGAGGGTTGTTATTGCTTTTCGAGGGTTTAGGCTTCTTTGTGTTTGTTGTTGTACTAGCCGTATTATTCTTGCTTATGATATCTATCATCGTTTGTTGTTTAATGGTTTCGACTATCACACTATTTTATTGTTCTTGTTCCTTTACTGTAGGCTTTACACTACTTCCTTTGTTAGTTGCtatgtttcttcttctttgtacTTGGATTTGCTGCACTTCAGCTGAAGGTCTTTCGAAAACAGCCTCTCTAGCTCCACAAAGTAGTGGAAAGGTCTGCGTCCACTCTATTCTCCCCAGACCCTACTTGTGGGATTTACTagctatgttgttgttgttactttCGGATATGATTCACCACTAGAATGCAAAATATGTGAACAATAACCACTAGAATTTCAACCTCATTAATACTCTTCCACTTGCTACCAGTTCCTCATTAGTAAATATAATAGCAAAAGTAAAAGGATTCTGACCTTGCGCTTTTCAGCAAGAATTAGCTTATCTGCCACGAATTGTGGAGTTCCGAATTGGCTGAGGGTTGTTATTTTTACAGGTATAACCACGACGCCTACATTGTTGGATCCCTTGTTTGCATCCTGAAACAGGGCAGTTGCCCCAGCTTTATCAACCTGAAGAACccaataatagacataatcagtATCCAAAACCTCTTCATCTGGTAAAACTCTGAGAGTGATTTTTTCTCTCCTTCGCACAACATCAATCATGATAACAATTTTGGTCTAGGATGGTAATCAACACTGAAATCCTATGTTGTTTGGACTCTAAAAAATGTCAAAGAGCACGTGTCGAATTCACCAAAAGTAGTGTACTTTTGAAAAGTAGCTGAGTATGTTTGGCAAAACCAAATTGAAAAGCATCTTTAGTCAATATTAGAATCATCAATTTGTGCTTGATTGATGTCCCAAAAGTGATTCCAAAACTCAACTTTGCAGcctaaaatgaccaaaaacttattaaaatattaCTCCCTTTGTCCCAATTTTTATCACTAGAATTTCACATTTCTATATTAATaacaatttaaattcaaaatgtttattttaGCCTAAATGAAACGACTTTTAACCAAACCACGAATTACTTAGAATCACAAGTCTCAAAAGACTTCCTTTCTTAAACTCCATATATGTCAAATTACATCACATGATATAAACGAGAGAAAGTTATTCCGATGATAAGCAGCCCTCACTTTCAATCCGAAGGTTACGAATTCGAGTCACCAATTAATTATTGAAAAGCTGCAAAtacaataatcaattaatttagggaTAAAATTAGGGCAAATCGAACCTTGCTCCAAGAAGAGGGTTTGAGGAGAGTGAAACCTTCCGCTGAATCCGTATATCTTTCAAGCTCTAACACCTCACCAATGGCAATAGCGAAGCTTGAGAAAGGTATCGAAAGCAACACCGTCAAAATTGATACGTTCAGGGCTCTTCTCGTTGAATAAGTTGGAACCAATTCATCCTCATTTAAGGATCTGTTTCTCGTTTTCAACTGCAATGGGGTGATAATGGATATGCTCGGGAGACACTGAAAGAAGCCATTTCGAAAGAGATTTGAGCAAACCACTGAGCTAATGGCGGACATTTGTGTGTTACAGTAATTGAGAGGAGATGAAAGGAAGGGTCATCTTATTTGTGCTGCCTCTGCCTTACATGAACTGACTTGAGGTCCATTTGTTTTTATCAACATTAGCATGTctcaatctaaaaaaaaaaacatgaaaatattttgggaaaaaggtctgatatatcctcaattttatcatttagagctgatatacctctcgttataaaagtgattCATATATGCTCTTACCATTATACAAACGGTTCACATATACttctgccgttacaaaatggctcacatatatccttcatttaacggaagttaaaaaaattagttttaaatttatatttattacttctaattttttttaaaaaaattatttagggatatatatgattcttctatcaaagttcatggtatatttaatttttttcatacataaattattgacttcttttattataactatttgaatttcttattcttattttgtttttttctttcattccttagtttaaagaataaaaattaaactattttttttgtgtgtgtattataatttaattttgtatcgAAGAAAAAATtcggtcatctacaataagctttacaagaatattagtgaaacataaataaatttgattatcaaaataataattataaattagtcattgaaacaaaaaaaagtcaaaaaaaaatatgtttgacgaggattaaatttattcatatgggattatattttttagaaaaaaataataaaaatttaaatttaaattattatttttttcatttccgttagaggaaaagggtatacgtgagccatttgtttacaagtagggtatatatgagtcactttcataacaaggggtatatcagctataaatgacaaagttgaagggtatatcagacccttttccctaaaacaaataaagtaaatattgttataaaatcTAAGCTCAGAGtaaagacaagagaagtagatgtagaagaagactttcttcttatttaagtgtatgtaagtctcatatgtatatcatataataatgaACGAACAATTCTATTTACGGGTTGAGAAATCACTTCAAAAGTCACTATATTAAGCATATATAATGAATAGATATATTCTTATTAAAAAAgttcatgaaacctagtgaCTATGAATAGTTATTCATGTACTTACTATATGGATTATTCACTCATTAAatgaatttataataaatatttactttttggatttatattaattgattattatacttaaaaaaattacgttatattaattgttcattttattaaataaataaataaataaataaataaatacttttattttttattgttatatattagCCTTgcaattatttgtttttttacaaGTGCTCATGTTCAAATCTAAGATTACGAGAAGTAAATTTTGTGGGAGGTGTATAAAAAGCTTTAAATAAAACATgagataaatatataaatatgatttttaacttGACTTTAGTTGATATGTCTCCAATTTTGAGTGTGCATAAGGTGTCAATTATGACTCCAACTTTGAGTATGTATAAGATTATGATATCACGTAAGATATAAAATTGTCACGTAAAataaatgtgtttattttatCGAATGACGTTAAGTTAAATATCATATTGATGTTTTATGTCGA includes:
- the LOC107015811 gene encoding psbP domain-containing protein 2, chloroplastic; protein product: MSAISSVVCSNLFRNGFFQCLPSISIITPLQLKTRNRSLNEDELVPTYSTRRALNVSILTVLLSIPFSSFAIAIGEVLELERYTDSAEGFTLLKPSSWSKVDKAGATALFQDANKGSNNVGVVVIPVKITTLSQFGTPQFVADKLILAEKRKESTKEAEVVSVSERTGEGGLQVYEFEYKVDSTRGGLKRILSAAFVASGKLYLLNIAHSDGLESPIDPDRRNTLEQILHSFDIAPST